A region from the Melopsittacus undulatus isolate bMelUnd1 chromosome 13, bMelUnd1.mat.Z, whole genome shotgun sequence genome encodes:
- the CRYBA1 gene encoding beta-crystallin A3, with translation MAQTNPLPVPMGPWKITVYDQENFQGKRMEFTSACPNIMECGFDNIRSMKVECGAWVGYEHTGFCGQQFILERGEYPRWDAWSGSNAYHIERLMSFRPVCSANHKESRITIFEKDNFMGRQWELADDYPSLQAMGWANNEVGSMRISGGAWVCYQYPGYRGYQYILEADHHGGDYKHWREWGSHAQTSQIQSIRRVQQ, from the exons ATGGCTCAGACAAACCCTCTGCCCGTCCCCATGGGCCCATGGAAG ATCACTGTGTACGACCAAGAGAACTTCCAGGGCAAGAGGATGGAGTTCACCTCGGCCTGTCCCAACATCATGGAATGCGGCTTTGACAACATCCGCTCCATGAAGGTGGAGTGCGGCGC CTGGGTGGGGTACGAGCACACCGGGTTCTGCGGGCAGCAGTTCATCCTGGAGAGGGGGGAGTACCCGCGCTGGGACGCCTGGAGCGGCAGCAACGCCTACCACATCGAGCGGCTCATGTCCTTCCGCCCCGTCTGCTCCGCT AACCACAAGGAATCCAGGATCACCATCTTCGAGAAGGACAACTTCATGGGGCGCCAGTGGGAGCTGGCTGATGACTACCCCTCGCTGCAGGCCATGGGCTGGGCCAACAACGAAGTGGGCTCCATGAGGATCTCGGGTGGCGC CTGGGTTTGCTACCAGTATCCCGGGTACCGTGGCTACCAGTACATCCTGGAGGCTGACCACCATGGAGGAGACTACAAGCACTGGAGGGAGTGGGGCTCGCACGCCCAGACCTCCCAGATCCAATCCATCAGGCGTGTCCAGCAGTAG